A window from Gottschalkiaceae bacterium SANA encodes these proteins:
- the acpP gene encoding acyl carrier protein yields MHFETVQNIIAENLDIEKEKIQLNSRFKEDLDMDSIELMEVVMACEEEFGVEFPIENADSITSVQDAVNLVKDIKK; encoded by the coding sequence ATGCATTTTGAAACCGTTCAAAATATTATTGCAGAGAATTTGGATATTGAAAAAGAGAAAATTCAATTGAACTCACGATTCAAAGAAGACCTTGATATGGACTCTATCGAATTGATGGAAGTTGTCATGGCTTGTGAAGAAGAATTTGGTGTTGAATTTCCCATTGAAAATGCCGATTCCATCACAAGCGTGCAGGATGCGGTCAATCTAGTCAAAGATATAAAGAAATGA